The following proteins come from a genomic window of Streptomyces liliiviolaceus:
- a CDS encoding TOMM precursor leader peptide-binding protein yields the protein MHPMVKPALRRGWRDLNTVQFGMAPAHAMVLGPVDTATGSLLTLFDGTRGLPLLRDEGRRMGLPDGHVDGLVERLSRAGLLDDATGGGPAADALRGKPAVLDRLRPDAASLSLVAPDPGEAMRRLAARHSLRVQVRGAGRVGAVLAAALAGAGVGRVEVQDGGCVEPWDVAPGGLPVESVGERRDEAARRAVRRAAPGRPPRQGGARSASAQDDPGFSLVIVAPRDGLAVHAPDPAVFEPLIDSGTPHLFAGVVEGTGVVGPLVLPGDTACVGCLDLGRTDRDPAWPRLLAQWRSGRPRQVPACDLTLAATVAGLAAGHALAFLDGGLPSSAGARWEVSVPGFDWHARPVWQHPACPCGPGEKAKGEQTSEDEGPHETMAGQQPHAARLSGTWRAHV from the coding sequence ATGCATCCGATGGTGAAACCCGCGCTGCGGCGCGGCTGGCGGGATCTGAACACCGTGCAGTTCGGGATGGCACCGGCGCACGCGATGGTGCTCGGCCCGGTGGACACGGCGACGGGCAGCCTCCTGACCTTGTTCGACGGAACACGCGGGCTGCCCCTGCTGCGCGACGAGGGGCGCCGGATGGGCCTGCCCGACGGCCATGTCGACGGCTTGGTGGAGCGGCTGTCCCGGGCCGGACTGCTGGACGACGCGACGGGCGGCGGCCCGGCCGCCGACGCCCTGCGCGGAAAACCGGCCGTCCTGGACCGGTTACGGCCCGACGCCGCCTCGCTCTCCCTCGTCGCTCCCGATCCGGGCGAGGCCATGCGTCGGCTGGCGGCCCGCCACTCGCTGCGCGTTCAGGTACGGGGCGCGGGCAGGGTCGGGGCCGTCCTGGCCGCGGCGCTGGCGGGCGCGGGCGTGGGCAGGGTCGAGGTGCAGGACGGCGGCTGCGTCGAGCCCTGGGACGTGGCGCCGGGCGGACTGCCCGTGGAGTCCGTCGGCGAGCGCAGGGACGAGGCCGCACGGCGCGCGGTGCGCAGAGCGGCCCCCGGCCGACCGCCTCGCCAAGGAGGCGCCCGGTCCGCTTCCGCTCAGGACGACCCGGGTTTCTCCCTGGTGATCGTCGCGCCCCGGGACGGCCTCGCCGTCCACGCGCCCGATCCGGCGGTCTTCGAGCCACTGATCGACTCCGGTACGCCGCATCTGTTCGCCGGGGTCGTGGAAGGGACAGGCGTCGTCGGCCCGCTGGTCCTGCCCGGGGACACGGCCTGCGTGGGCTGTCTGGACCTCGGGCGCACCGACCGGGACCCGGCCTGGCCCCGCCTTCTCGCACAGTGGCGCTCCGGGCGGCCCCGTCAGGTTCCGGCGTGCGATCTGACCCTGGCGGCCACGGTCGCGGGGCTGGCCGCGGGGCACGCGCTGGCCTTCCTGGACGGGGGGCTACCGTCGAGTGCGGGAGCCCGCTGGGAGGTCTCGGTCCCCGGTTTCGACTGGCACGCCCGCCCGGTGTGGCAGCATCCCGCATGCCCCTGCGGGCCCGGGGAGAAAGCTAAGGGGGAGCAGACCTCGGAAGACGAAGGGCCGCACGAGACAATGGCCGGGCAACAGCCGCACGCGGCACGGCTGTCCGGTACTTGGAGGGCGCATGTCTGA
- a CDS encoding SDR family oxidoreductase: MSSPDPQVRAARNLSTHPSPEHRPAPASQRADGTSAVRGPVVAITGAAAGIGAMLTERLVACDEIKQVIAIDERRGECAGAQWHILDVRDPAIAEKLRGADVVVHLALDLDLETDPAARTAYNVRGTQTVLTAAAAAGVHRVVLCTSAMVYGALPDNELPLSEDAELRATAEATGVGDLLEVERLARRAPRAHPGLNVTVVRPAVLVGGTDTALTRYFESPRLLVVAGSRPAWQFCHVEDLCAALEYAALEKVDGELAVGCDGWLEQEEVEELSGIRRMELPSAVALGAAARLHRIGLTPSPAGDLAYTMYPWVVSGSRLHDAGWRPRWTNEEVLAELLGEVAGRHTLAGRRLGRKDATAAGAAGATVALLGTAALVRRARKARRRI, from the coding sequence GTGAGTTCCCCAGATCCACAGGTTCGCGCAGCGCGAAACCTCTCAACCCACCCGTCACCCGAACATCGGCCCGCACCGGCGTCGCAGCGCGCCGACGGGACCTCCGCCGTGCGCGGCCCCGTCGTCGCGATCACCGGTGCCGCGGCCGGGATCGGCGCGATGCTCACCGAGCGGCTCGTCGCCTGCGACGAGATCAAGCAGGTCATCGCCATCGACGAGCGGCGCGGCGAGTGCGCGGGCGCGCAGTGGCACATCCTGGACGTCCGGGACCCGGCCATCGCCGAGAAGCTGCGCGGGGCGGACGTCGTGGTGCACCTGGCCCTCGACCTCGACCTTGAGACGGATCCGGCGGCGCGTACGGCGTACAACGTGCGGGGCACCCAGACCGTGCTCACGGCCGCCGCCGCTGCCGGGGTCCACCGCGTCGTGCTGTGCACGTCGGCCATGGTCTACGGAGCGCTGCCCGACAACGAACTGCCCCTCTCCGAAGACGCCGAACTGCGGGCCACCGCCGAGGCCACGGGCGTCGGGGACCTGCTGGAGGTCGAGCGGCTCGCCCGGCGGGCGCCCCGCGCGCACCCCGGGCTCAACGTCACCGTCGTACGCCCCGCCGTGCTCGTCGGAGGCACCGACACCGCGCTGACCAGGTATTTCGAGTCGCCCCGCCTCCTGGTCGTCGCCGGTTCGCGGCCCGCCTGGCAGTTCTGCCACGTCGAGGACCTGTGCGCCGCTCTGGAGTACGCAGCCCTGGAGAAGGTCGACGGGGAGCTGGCCGTCGGGTGCGACGGATGGCTGGAGCAGGAGGAGGTCGAGGAGCTCAGCGGCATCCGGCGCATGGAGCTGCCGTCCGCCGTCGCCCTGGGCGCCGCGGCCCGCCTCCACCGCATCGGGCTCACCCCGTCGCCGGCCGGGGACCTCGCGTACACGATGTACCCCTGGGTGGTCAGCGGGAGCCGGCTGCACGATGCCGGGTGGCGTCCCCGGTGGACCAACGAGGAGGTGCTCGCCGAGCTGCTGGGCGAGGTCGCCGGGCGGCACACCCTCGCCGGACGGCGGCTCGGCCGCAAGGACGCCACGGCGGCGGGAGCCGCGGGGGCGACGGTCGCCCTGCTGGGCACGGCCGCGCTGGTACGGCGGGCGCGCAAGGCCCGGCGGCGGATCTGA
- a CDS encoding AIM24 family protein has translation MQSSLFAYNDQQSQDRYSLQNKQMLRVLLEGHDDVLARKGTMVAYQGMVEFDAEYQNSGQQRSRAYTGEGLDLMRCHGQGTVFLANLAQHIHVVDVDQDGLTVDSSYVLAMDSALHHEVIAVDSQYGISGSGKYQLNITGRGKVALMTSGMPLMMQVTPDKYVNCDADAIVAWSTSLRVQMQAQTHSSGVFRRRGNTGEGWELSFMGQGYVLVQPSEMLPPQNAVIGSGLGAQYGVGQQGARGQNQGNVWS, from the coding sequence ATGCAGAGTTCGCTTTTCGCCTACAACGACCAGCAGTCCCAGGACCGCTACAGCCTGCAGAACAAGCAGATGCTGCGGGTCCTTCTGGAGGGCCACGACGACGTGCTCGCCCGCAAGGGCACCATGGTCGCCTACCAGGGCATGGTGGAGTTCGACGCCGAGTACCAGAACTCCGGCCAGCAGCGGTCGCGCGCCTACACCGGTGAGGGCCTCGACCTGATGCGCTGCCACGGGCAGGGCACCGTCTTCCTGGCCAACCTCGCCCAGCACATCCACGTGGTGGACGTGGACCAGGACGGTCTCACCGTGGACAGCAGTTACGTCCTGGCGATGGACTCCGCGCTGCACCACGAGGTGATCGCCGTGGACAGCCAGTACGGCATCTCCGGCTCCGGCAAGTATCAGCTCAACATCACCGGGCGCGGCAAGGTCGCCCTGATGACGTCGGGCATGCCCCTGATGATGCAGGTCACGCCGGACAAGTACGTCAACTGCGACGCGGACGCGATCGTCGCCTGGTCCACGAGTCTGCGCGTACAGATGCAGGCCCAGACGCATTCCTCCGGAGTGTTCCGCCGTCGTGGCAACACGGGGGAGGGCTGGGAGCTCAGCTTCATGGGGCAGGGGTACGTGCTCGTCCAGCCCAGCGAGATGCTGCCGCCGCAGAACGCGGTCATCGGGTCCGGGCTCGGGGCGCAGTACGGGGTCGGGCAGCAGGGCGCCCGGGGGCAGAACCAGGGGAATGTCTGGAGCTAG
- a CDS encoding zinc-dependent metalloprotease, whose amino-acid sequence MSDTPFGFGLPPEEPENGDEGKKKDQQSGGGQGPANPFGFGPGGPGGDNPLAAMFGSLNPNDLGAAFQQLGQMLSYEGGPVNWDMAKQIARQTVSQGTSDGTKDASVGPSERAAVLDAVRLADLWLDDATSLPSGATSAVAWSRAEWVEATLPVWKELVDPVAERVGAAMGDVLPEEMQAMAGPLLGMMRSMGGAMFGSQIGQAVGVLAGEVVGSSDVGLPLGPAGKAALLPLNIEAFGKDLGIAQDEVRLYIALREAAHQRLFAHVPWLRSHLFGAVEGYARGIKVDTAKLEDVVGQFDPQNPEELQQALQQGMFQPEDTPEQKAALARLETALALVEGWVDAVVHSAAKPRLTSADALRETLRRRRATGGPAEQTFATLIGLELRPRRLRDASRLWASLTDARGVDGRDNLWEHPDMLPTASDLDDPDGFVHREQLDFSELDKMLGEAAGGSPEKPNLTKDESGPEDENDDKGDNDK is encoded by the coding sequence GTGAGTGACACCCCATTCGGATTCGGCCTTCCGCCGGAGGAGCCGGAGAACGGCGACGAGGGCAAGAAGAAGGACCAGCAGAGCGGTGGTGGTCAGGGACCTGCCAACCCGTTCGGTTTCGGGCCCGGCGGACCTGGAGGCGACAACCCGCTCGCCGCCATGTTCGGTTCGCTGAACCCCAACGACCTGGGCGCCGCGTTCCAGCAGCTGGGCCAGATGCTCTCGTACGAGGGCGGCCCGGTGAACTGGGACATGGCCAAGCAGATCGCCCGCCAGACGGTCTCCCAGGGCACCTCCGACGGCACGAAGGACGCGAGCGTCGGCCCCTCCGAGCGCGCCGCGGTCCTGGACGCGGTGCGGCTGGCCGACCTGTGGCTGGACGACGCGACCTCGCTGCCGTCCGGCGCCACGTCCGCGGTGGCCTGGAGCCGCGCGGAGTGGGTCGAGGCGACCCTGCCGGTGTGGAAGGAGCTCGTCGACCCGGTCGCCGAGCGCGTCGGCGCGGCCATGGGCGATGTGCTGCCCGAGGAGATGCAGGCCATGGCGGGCCCGCTGCTCGGCATGATGCGCTCCATGGGCGGCGCCATGTTCGGTTCGCAGATCGGACAGGCCGTCGGCGTGCTCGCCGGCGAGGTCGTCGGCTCGTCCGACGTCGGCCTGCCGCTCGGCCCGGCCGGCAAGGCCGCGCTGCTCCCGCTGAACATCGAGGCCTTCGGCAAGGACCTGGGGATCGCCCAGGACGAGGTGCGCCTCTACATCGCCCTGCGCGAGGCCGCCCACCAGCGGCTCTTCGCCCACGTGCCGTGGCTGCGCTCGCACCTGTTCGGCGCGGTCGAGGGGTACGCGCGCGGGATCAAGGTCGACACGGCGAAGCTGGAGGACGTGGTCGGCCAGTTCGACCCGCAGAACCCCGAGGAGCTGCAGCAGGCCCTTCAGCAGGGCATGTTCCAGCCGGAGGACACACCGGAGCAGAAGGCCGCGCTGGCCCGTCTGGAGACGGCTCTCGCGCTCGTCGAGGGTTGGGTCGACGCGGTGGTCCACTCCGCCGCGAAGCCCCGTCTGACGTCCGCCGACGCGCTGCGCGAGACACTGCGCCGCCGCCGCGCCACGGGCGGCCCGGCCGAGCAGACGTTCGCCACGCTGATCGGCCTGGAGCTGCGTCCGCGCCGGCTGCGGGACGCCTCGCGCCTGTGGGCCTCGCTCACGGACGCGCGCGGGGTCGACGGCCGGGACAACCTGTGGGAGCACCCGGACATGCTGCCGACCGCCTCCGACCTGGACGACCCGGACGGCTTCGTGCACCGCGAGCAGCTGGACTTCTCCGAACTCGACAAGATGCTCGGCGAGGCAGCGGGCGGTTCACCCGAAAAGCCCAACCTCACGAAGGACGAGAGCGGGCCCGAGGACGAGAACGACGACAAGGGCGACAACGACAAGTGA
- a CDS encoding ABC1 kinase family protein, which produces MSDLPRKAVTRTAKLAALPLGFAGRATWGLGKRIGGKSAELVGRELQQRTAEQLFKVLGELKGGAMKFGQAMSVFESALPEEVAGPYRAALTKLQEAAPPMPTRTVHTVLAERLGEDWQDLFLEFEDKPAAAASIGQVHRAVWHDGRQVAVKVQYPGAGEALLSDLNQLSRFARLLGPLIPGMDIKPLIAELRDRVSEELDYGLEAQAQQAHAEEFADDPDVLVPAVVHQREQVLVTEWIDGTPLSEVITDGTPEERDRAGQLLARFLFSGPSRTGLLHADPHPGNFRLVPDDGTDSPDGSDGPADMSGWRLGVLDFGTVDRLPDGLPWTIGASLRMTLDGEADAVYELLREEGFVKESIELDPDAVLDYLLPIIEPAQVDEFTFSRGWMRNQAARIADPRSPAHQLGKQLNLPPAYLLIHRVTLSTIGVLCQLGATVRLRQELEEWLPGFLPDTEPDLDTDLDADADTDVDEAEDSAAGA; this is translated from the coding sequence ATGTCTGATCTTCCCCGGAAGGCGGTCACCCGGACCGCCAAGCTCGCCGCGCTACCGCTCGGCTTCGCCGGGCGCGCCACCTGGGGACTCGGCAAGCGGATCGGCGGCAAGTCCGCGGAACTCGTGGGCCGCGAGCTGCAGCAGCGGACGGCCGAGCAGCTGTTCAAGGTGCTCGGTGAGCTCAAGGGCGGCGCCATGAAGTTCGGGCAGGCCATGTCCGTCTTCGAGTCGGCTCTCCCCGAGGAAGTCGCGGGCCCCTACCGCGCGGCGCTCACGAAGCTCCAGGAAGCGGCCCCGCCGATGCCGACGCGCACGGTGCACACCGTGCTGGCCGAGCGGCTCGGCGAGGACTGGCAGGATCTGTTCCTGGAGTTCGAGGACAAACCCGCCGCGGCGGCCTCGATCGGGCAGGTGCACCGGGCGGTCTGGCACGACGGCCGGCAGGTCGCCGTCAAGGTCCAGTACCCCGGTGCGGGCGAGGCCCTGCTGTCCGATCTGAACCAGCTGAGCCGTTTCGCCCGGCTGCTGGGACCGCTGATCCCGGGCATGGACATCAAGCCGCTCATCGCGGAACTGCGCGACCGGGTGTCCGAGGAGCTCGACTACGGCCTGGAGGCACAGGCGCAGCAGGCACACGCGGAGGAGTTCGCGGACGACCCGGATGTGCTGGTGCCGGCGGTGGTCCACCAGCGCGAGCAGGTGCTGGTGACGGAGTGGATCGACGGAACGCCTCTGTCCGAGGTGATAACGGACGGCACTCCCGAGGAGCGGGACCGGGCCGGTCAGCTCCTCGCCCGCTTCCTCTTCTCCGGCCCCTCCCGTACAGGTCTGCTGCACGCCGACCCGCATCCGGGGAACTTCCGTCTCGTGCCGGACGACGGTACCGACAGCCCCGACGGCTCCGACGGCCCCGCCGACATGAGCGGCTGGCGGCTGGGGGTCCTGGACTTCGGCACGGTGGACCGCCTCCCGGACGGGCTGCCGTGGACGATCGGCGCATCTCTCCGTATGACCCTCGACGGCGAGGCGGACGCCGTCTACGAACTGCTCCGCGAGGAGGGCTTCGTCAAGGAGTCCATAGAGCTGGACCCGGACGCCGTCCTCGACTACCTGCTCCCCATCATCGAGCCGGCTCAGGTCGACGAGTTCACCTTCAGCCGGGGCTGGATGCGGAACCAGGCGGCCCGGATCGCCGACCCTCGCTCCCCCGCACACCAGTTGGGCAAGCAGCTCAATCTGCCCCCGGCGTATCTGCTGATCCACCGGGTGACCCTGAGCACGATCGGTGTGCTGTGCCAGCTGGGAGCGACGGTCCGGCTACGGCAGGAGCTCGAAGAATGGCTCCCCGGCTTCCTGCCGGACACGGAGCCTGATCTGGACACGGACTTGGACGCCGATGCGGACACGGATGTGGACGAGGCGGAGGACTCGGCAGCCGGGGCGTGA
- a CDS encoding TerD family protein produces the protein MAREFQRGHKARISDLTAGTDLYVGVQITGPGLTFDISCFGLDADERLSDDRYFIFFNQPKSPEESIQLLGAQAGDTESFRVTLDRIPPQIQKLSFTATVDGAGQMSQIAPGYIRIVAGGEEVARYSFTGAEFSTERAVMLGDFYLKDVWRFAAVGQGFDGGLDALLKNFGGEVAEEEPAAAPAPQAGAPSFAPPAQAAAPPAFGAPAGHAPPAPPAPQPAQGFAPPAGQTPPPAPAPPVHAAPTIIAPMTPPGGAPVPPPAPAPAPYGQPGQQPSYGQAPGQTAPLPPGYGQPQAPQAPAPPPGYGGQPAPPPGYGQQPPFGQVPGPPGAPGAPAGYGVPQGAPQGGAGVTAALQAYKETPTGQRWTQQNKKMVRVDLGMGGDQAVLARQGSMVLYQGKVDFSYKGAGFSGRLVGNATGQEMQLMRCSGRGQVFLAENGAMLHPIELQGDAVCVSAENVLAFDETLQYEVRRVEGHGIPGGALFTMQFQGTGTIVVKTRGVPVVLPVTPTTFADCNAVVAWSAASQVIVSSQVRMRRNAYPGDTGESVNLQFRGAPGNFIVVQPYEV, from the coding sequence ATGGCCAGGGAATTCCAACGCGGCCACAAGGCCAGGATCAGTGACCTCACCGCGGGCACCGATCTGTACGTAGGCGTGCAGATCACCGGCCCGGGGCTGACCTTCGACATCAGCTGCTTCGGTCTGGACGCCGACGAACGGCTGTCGGACGACCGGTACTTCATCTTCTTCAACCAGCCGAAGTCCCCCGAGGAGTCGATTCAGCTCCTCGGCGCGCAGGCGGGCGACACGGAGTCCTTCCGCGTCACGCTCGACAGGATCCCTCCGCAGATCCAGAAACTGTCGTTCACGGCGACCGTCGACGGCGCGGGACAGATGTCCCAGATCGCGCCCGGGTACATCCGGATCGTGGCGGGCGGCGAGGAGGTGGCCCGGTACTCGTTCACCGGCGCCGAGTTCTCCACCGAGCGTGCCGTGATGCTGGGCGACTTCTACCTGAAGGACGTCTGGCGGTTCGCCGCGGTCGGGCAGGGCTTCGACGGCGGCCTCGACGCGCTGCTGAAGAACTTCGGCGGCGAGGTCGCCGAGGAGGAGCCCGCCGCCGCGCCCGCGCCGCAGGCCGGTGCGCCGTCGTTCGCGCCGCCGGCCCAGGCCGCCGCGCCGCCCGCGTTCGGGGCCCCGGCGGGTCATGCCCCGCCCGCCCCTCCGGCACCGCAGCCCGCGCAGGGTTTCGCGCCGCCTGCGGGCCAGACGCCGCCGCCCGCGCCCGCGCCTCCGGTGCACGCGGCGCCGACCATCATCGCGCCCATGACCCCGCCCGGTGGCGCTCCCGTACCGCCGCCGGCACCCGCTCCGGCGCCGTACGGACAGCCCGGCCAGCAGCCCTCGTACGGCCAGGCCCCCGGCCAGACCGCACCTCTGCCGCCCGGTTACGGACAGCCCCAGGCACCTCAGGCGCCCGCCCCGCCACCCGGCTACGGCGGCCAGCCGGCTCCGCCTCCGGGCTACGGACAGCAGCCGCCGTTCGGTCAGGTGCCCGGTCCGCCCGGCGCACCGGGCGCGCCCGCCGGATACGGCGTGCCGCAGGGCGCTCCCCAGGGCGGCGCCGGTGTCACCGCGGCACTGCAGGCCTACAAGGAGACGCCCACCGGGCAGCGCTGGACCCAGCAGAACAAGAAGATGGTCCGTGTCGACCTCGGCATGGGCGGCGACCAGGCCGTACTGGCCCGCCAGGGCAGCATGGTGCTCTACCAGGGCAAGGTCGACTTCAGCTACAAGGGCGCCGGGTTCTCCGGCCGGCTCGTGGGCAACGCGACCGGCCAGGAGATGCAGCTCATGCGGTGTTCGGGCCGCGGCCAGGTCTTCCTCGCGGAGAACGGCGCCATGCTGCACCCCATCGAGCTGCAGGGGGACGCCGTCTGCGTCTCCGCGGAGAACGTCCTGGCCTTCGACGAGACGCTGCAGTACGAGGTGCGCCGCGTCGAGGGGCACGGCATCCCCGGAGGGGCCCTGTTCACGATGCAGTTCCAGGGGACCGGCACGATCGTCGTCAAGACGCGTGGCGTGCCCGTCGTCCTGCCCGTGACACCGACGACGTTCGCCGACTGCAACGCCGTCGTCGCCTGGTCCGCCGCCTCCCAGGTGATCGTCTCCAGCCAGGTGCGCATGCGCCGCAACGCCTATCCGGGCGACACCGGGGAGAGCGTGAACCTCCAGTTCCGCGGCGCGCCCGGCAATTTCATCGTCGTCCAGCCGTACGAGGTCTGA
- a CDS encoding M48 metallopeptidase family protein, translating into MPADPLHRAGNPQRSTTSQPPSGSGASAIEVRRSARRRRTVSAYREGDRTVVLIPARMSEAEEQRWVTVMLDKLAAQENRRVLGDTELSERAARLSELYFDGRARPTSVRWVTNQNTRWGSCTPAEGSIRLSHRLQGMPEYVVDYVLVHELAHLLVPGHGADFWRLLEAYPRTERARGYLEGVVAADRLPHLPAARGE; encoded by the coding sequence GTGCCCGCCGACCCACTGCACCGTGCCGGAAACCCACAGCGCAGCACGACGAGCCAGCCGCCGAGCGGCTCGGGGGCGAGCGCGATCGAGGTCCGCAGGAGCGCGCGACGGCGCAGAACGGTCTCCGCGTACCGTGAGGGCGATCGCACCGTCGTGCTCATTCCCGCCCGGATGTCCGAGGCGGAGGAGCAGCGCTGGGTCACCGTCATGCTCGACAAGCTGGCCGCCCAGGAGAACAGGCGGGTGCTCGGCGACACGGAGCTGTCCGAGCGGGCCGCGCGCCTCTCCGAGCTGTACTTCGACGGCCGGGCCCGGCCCACTTCGGTGCGCTGGGTCACCAATCAGAACACGCGCTGGGGCTCGTGCACCCCGGCCGAGGGCAGTATCCGACTCTCGCACCGCCTGCAGGGCATGCCCGAGTACGTCGTCGACTACGTCCTCGTCCATGAGCTCGCGCATCTGCTCGTACCGGGCCACGGAGCCGATTTCTGGCGGCTCCTGGAGGCCTATCCGCGCACCGAGCGGGCCCGTGGCTACCTCGAAGGAGTGGTCGCCGCCGACCGGCTGCCCCATCTGCCCGCGGCGCGCGGCGAGTGA
- a CDS encoding AIM24 family protein: MIQQLAGFAPAPVAARMENHGNHMLKVAMQTGNDLLARVGSMVAYEGFVQYEPNPPAVRQIAKDWMTGEGAPLMKCSGDGLLYLSDYGANVVVINLNGDAISVNATNLLAFDAHLTWGVERVKGLAKFAGQGLWNTKISGQGWVALTSRGKPIVVDCGGGEDETYVDPDALVAWSPNLKVKGKRSFKAQSLIGRGSGEAFQMAFSGQGIVVVQPSEDSTDRLRVRG, encoded by the coding sequence ATGATCCAGCAACTCGCGGGCTTCGCCCCGGCACCCGTTGCCGCGCGCATGGAGAACCACGGCAATCACATGCTCAAGGTCGCCATGCAGACCGGAAACGACCTCCTCGCGCGCGTGGGGTCGATGGTCGCCTACGAAGGCTTCGTCCAGTACGAGCCCAATCCGCCGGCTGTGCGCCAGATCGCCAAGGACTGGATGACCGGCGAGGGCGCACCTCTGATGAAGTGCTCCGGAGACGGCCTGCTCTACCTCTCCGACTACGGGGCGAACGTCGTCGTCATCAACCTGAACGGCGACGCGATCTCCGTCAACGCCACCAACCTGCTCGCCTTCGACGCCCATCTGACGTGGGGTGTCGAGCGGGTCAAGGGGCTTGCCAAGTTCGCAGGCCAGGGCCTGTGGAACACCAAGATCTCCGGGCAGGGCTGGGTCGCGCTGACCTCCCGGGGCAAGCCCATCGTCGTCGACTGCGGCGGCGGCGAGGACGAGACGTACGTCGACCCGGACGCGCTCGTCGCCTGGTCCCCGAACCTCAAGGTGAAGGGCAAGCGCAGCTTCAAGGCGCAGTCGCTGATAGGGCGCGGCAGCGGCGAGGCCTTCCAGATGGCCTTCTCCGGACAGGGCATCGTCGTCGTCCAGCCCAGCGAGGACAGCACCGACCGCCTCCGGGTACGGGGCTGA
- a CDS encoding NUDIX hydrolase, producing MSLYDDAVLVLKDIEGQEELREAYLDHLRAHPDGMWKACTAGHVTASALVIDPEQGRVLLTLHRKLRMWLQMGGHCEPGDTTLEAAALREATEESGIAGLTLLPGGPVRLDRHPIPAPCHWHFDVQYAVVAEPGAVQEISDESLDLRWFAYDEVAQVADDSVVRLLNATRARL from the coding sequence GTGAGCCTGTACGACGACGCCGTCCTGGTCCTGAAGGACATCGAGGGCCAGGAGGAGCTGCGCGAGGCCTACCTCGACCATCTTCGGGCTCACCCGGACGGCATGTGGAAGGCCTGCACGGCAGGACACGTCACGGCGAGCGCCCTGGTGATCGACCCCGAGCAGGGCAGGGTGCTGCTGACGCTCCACAGGAAGCTGCGGATGTGGCTCCAGATGGGCGGTCACTGCGAGCCCGGGGACACCACCCTGGAGGCCGCGGCCCTGCGTGAGGCCACGGAGGAGTCGGGCATCGCGGGTCTGACGCTGCTCCCGGGCGGACCCGTCCGGCTCGACCGGCACCCCATCCCGGCGCCGTGCCACTGGCACTTCGACGTCCAGTACGCGGTCGTGGCCGAGCCGGGCGCCGTCCAGGAGATCAGCGACGAGTCCCTGGACCTGCGCTGGTTCGCCTACGACGAGGTGGCACAGGTGGCGGACGACTCGGTCGTCCGCCTGCTGAACGCGACACGGGCAAGACTCTGA
- a CDS encoding molybdenum cofactor biosynthesis protein MoaE: MAPMSDHPGEQAAQDPIKLLAIRETDLSLDEVFRAVGDDASGGTALFVGTVRNHDGGADVDALGYSCHPSAEAEMRRVAEKVVAEYPVRALAAVHRVGDLRVGDLAVVVAVSCPHRGEAFEACRKLIDDLKHEVPIWKHQKFSDGTEEWVGAC; this comes from the coding sequence ATGGCACCCATGAGCGACCATCCCGGTGAGCAGGCGGCGCAGGACCCCATCAAGCTTCTGGCGATCCGGGAGACCGACCTCTCCCTGGACGAGGTCTTCCGGGCCGTCGGTGACGACGCCTCCGGAGGGACCGCGCTCTTCGTGGGGACCGTGCGCAACCACGACGGGGGAGCGGACGTCGACGCCCTCGGATACTCCTGCCACCCCAGTGCCGAGGCTGAGATGCGGCGGGTCGCGGAGAAGGTCGTCGCGGAGTACCCGGTGCGGGCGCTCGCCGCCGTGCACCGGGTCGGTGACCTGCGGGTGGGCGATCTCGCGGTGGTCGTCGCCGTCTCCTGCCCGCACCGGGGCGAGGCCTTCGAGGCCTGCCGGAAGCTGATCGACGACCTGAAGCACGAGGTCCCGATCTGGAAGCACCAGAAGTTCTCCGACGGCACGGAGGAATGGGTCGGGGCCTGCTGA
- a CDS encoding WhiB family transcriptional regulator encodes MQLEAHAPSVPPSETITPPGSTEDSTLTPLTALTALDDAIENLGVPVPCRSYDPEVFFAESPADVEYAKSLCRTCPLIEACLAGAKERREPWGVWGGELFVQGVVVARKRPRGRPRKNPVAA; translated from the coding sequence GTGCAACTCGAAGCGCACGCCCCGTCCGTACCGCCTTCCGAAACGATCACCCCGCCCGGCTCCACGGAGGACTCCACCTTGACCCCGCTCACTGCGCTGACCGCGCTCGACGACGCCATCGAGAACCTCGGCGTGCCCGTCCCCTGCCGTTCGTACGACCCGGAGGTCTTCTTCGCCGAGTCGCCGGCCGATGTCGAGTACGCCAAGTCCCTCTGCCGCACCTGCCCGCTGATCGAGGCCTGCCTCGCCGGCGCCAAGGAGCGGCGCGAGCCTTGGGGCGTCTGGGGCGGCGAGCTCTTCGTCCAGGGTGTCGTTGTCGCCCGGAAGCGGCCGCGTGGCCGCCCGCGCAAGAACCCGGTTGCGGCATGA